The DNA window CTATTGTGAAAATTACGAAGAAGCCGATTTCTCCTTTCCCTAGTCTTAAAAAGTACTCAACAGTATAGCCTCCTACTAGGAATCCTACCAGTAGAAAGAATGTTGTGAAAGTCTTCCTAATACCTAAATACCTGCCTCTGGTTTCTTCAAAAACCAGTAGATCCATCCATCTCATCCATATGACCATGAGAAATCTAAAGAATAGGAAAGAAATCAGTGTAGAAATGATGAAAATAGATAGGGTGGTTTGTGATGGTCCAAATACGAGCAGTGAGATAGCAGGCAGAATGAATATACACCTATAGATAGTGTTGGTGAAAATAGCAGATTTTTTTCTTTCACCTACTCTTGTTAAATAGTATCCGCTAAGAAGCCCAAGAAAAGAGAATATGAACTGAGAGTTTGGTAGAATTGAGATCCAGAAATCTGGTCCGTTCAGGAATATTATAAAACTCTGGAGGAAGAAGCCTTGGTGGATTATTGCTCCAGAAATTGCCGATATACTACCTTCAAGGATTGATATTTTCAGAGAGAACTCTCTTTCCTTTTTCCACTTCTCCATAATAGCGGTATTCTATAACTCTGGACTAACTTATTTTATCGGTTATGATAACTAATCAAATTCACTCCTTACCATTTAGCAAAACTCTTCAATAAGTTCCAATTTCCGTTAGGAAGGAAGATTCTAAGCTTGTCTACTTACTCTTTGGTTTTCGTCAGTCACAAAACTTCACTTAATACCAAACTTTTAGGTGTTTGTTGGAAAAGATATTTACCCAGAGAAAAGCCGTGTCTGACCGTCAGATTTTAGACTTTATTGGGACTCTTTGGATGTGCTTTTGGTCAGATTTTTCTTTAATACAAGTTGGGTTATTAAACTTGAAGTTTTGATAGGCTACGCATGATGATCTTTCAGTTTACGAAGAGGTAAAACCTAGATTTCTGATGAAGTATTGATGACTAATGTAGAGGATGGTGTTATCTTCTCTTTAGGAGTATTCCATACTTTTTTATTTTTCTTGTTAATGTGTTTCTATGAATTCCTAGTAATCTTGAAGTTTTGGAGATATTGAAGTTATTCTTCACTAGTGCAGACATTATTACCTCTTTTTCGGTTCTTTCAATATCTCTTTTGGGGATGTAGTTTATTACATAATCGTGAATTGAATCTAGTGAGATGACTCCGTTTTCGCTTAAAACTACGGCTCTTTCAACAAAGTTTGAGAGTTCTCTTACATTTCCGGGGAAAGAATAGTTAAGAAGGAACTCTAAGTAATCTTCATCTACTCTTGTTATTGTTTTATTGTTTTTCTTTGAAAATTTTTCTAGGAAGTGGTAAAAAAGAGGAAGTATGTCCTCTTTTCTATCTCTCAAGGGAGGTATATAGAGGGAGACGACATTTATTCTGAAGAATAGATCCTCTCTGAAATTTCTTTTGTTCACTTCCTCAAGTAAATTTCTGTTTGTTGCGGTTATGACTCTTGAATCTATTGGTATATACTCTAGTCCTCCTAGCCTTATTATTTTTCTCTCTTCTATAGCTCTTAGGAGTTTTATTTGCACGGATAGTGATATTTCTCCGATCTCGTCTAGAAATAGAGTTCCTCTGTTGGCAATTTCAAAAAGTCCTATCTTCCTTTTGTTTGCTCCTGTGAAGGCACCTTTTTCGTATCCAAAAAGTTCGCTTTCAAGAAGAGTTTCAGGGATTGCAGCACAGTTTATTCTTACAAAAGGGTATTCTTTTCTGGGGCTTAGTTTGTGAATAGCTTCTGCAAAAAGTTCCTTTCCTACCCCTGTTTCTCCTGTTATTAGGACTACTGAGTCACTCTTGGCAATGTTCATTGCTTTCGTGAAGGTGTCAATTATAGCTTCAGATTCGCCGACTATACCTAAAGTTCTCATTAACGCTTTTATGTTCTCTCTTGAATTTTTTACAAAACTTTCCATCATACCTTCACCTACCCAATATAAATATAAGCATCGTCATTTTTG is part of the Brevinematia bacterium genome and encodes:
- a CDS encoding sigma-54 dependent transcriptional regulator, with the protein product MMESFVKNSRENIKALMRTLGIVGESEAIIDTFTKAMNIAKSDSVVLITGETGVGKELFAEAIHKLSPRKEYPFVRINCAAIPETLLESELFGYEKGAFTGANKRKIGLFEIANRGTLFLDEIGEISLSVQIKLLRAIEERKIIRLGGLEYIPIDSRVITATNRNLLEEVNKRNFREDLFFRINVVSLYIPPLRDRKEDILPLFYHFLEKFSKKNNKTITRVDEDYLEFLLNYSFPGNVRELSNFVERAVVLSENGVISLDSIHDYVINYIPKRDIERTEKEVIMSALVKNNFNISKTSRLLGIHRNTLTRKIKKYGILLKRR